The following proteins are encoded in a genomic region of Mycolicibacterium confluentis:
- a CDS encoding alpha-ketoacid dehydrogenase subunit beta: protein MPAATEVTMVAAINRALHDAMAGDDRVLVFGEDVATLGGVFRVTEGLAETFGVERCFDTPLAESGIIGVAVGMAIRGLVPVPEIQFDGFSYPAFDQIVSHLAKYHMRTHGDVDMAVTVRIPSFGGIGAVEHHSESTETYWAHTAGLKVVVPSNPADAYWLLRYAIASPDPVIFLEPKRRYWTRGIVDVGVPGLPIGEAAVARSGTDVTVVTYGGLVATAISAAEVAAEDHGWSLEVVDLRSLNPLDFDTVAESVRRTGRCVVMHEGPRTLGFGAELAARVSEELFYDLEAPVLRATGFDTPYPPARLEKLWLPGPDRLLDCVERVMEMP, encoded by the coding sequence ATGCCTGCTGCGACCGAGGTGACCATGGTGGCCGCCATCAACCGCGCACTGCATGACGCGATGGCCGGCGATGACCGCGTGCTGGTCTTCGGGGAGGACGTCGCAACACTCGGCGGGGTGTTCCGCGTGACGGAGGGCCTGGCCGAAACCTTCGGAGTGGAACGGTGTTTCGACACCCCGCTGGCCGAGTCTGGGATCATCGGCGTGGCCGTCGGGATGGCGATCCGCGGGCTTGTGCCGGTGCCCGAGATCCAGTTCGACGGCTTCAGCTATCCGGCGTTCGATCAGATCGTCAGCCATCTCGCGAAGTACCACATGCGCACCCACGGCGACGTGGACATGGCGGTCACGGTGCGGATCCCGTCGTTCGGCGGCATCGGTGCCGTCGAGCATCATTCCGAGTCCACCGAGACGTATTGGGCACACACCGCGGGTTTGAAGGTCGTGGTGCCGTCGAATCCGGCCGACGCCTACTGGCTGCTGCGATATGCGATCGCCAGTCCTGATCCGGTGATCTTCTTAGAACCCAAGCGGCGCTACTGGACTCGGGGGATCGTCGACGTGGGTGTGCCCGGCCTGCCGATCGGTGAGGCCGCGGTGGCGCGCAGTGGCACGGACGTCACGGTCGTCACCTATGGGGGCCTGGTGGCCACCGCGATCTCGGCCGCGGAGGTGGCGGCCGAAGACCACGGGTGGAGTCTCGAGGTCGTCGATCTAAGGTCGCTGAACCCGCTGGACTTCGACACGGTCGCGGAGTCGGTGCGCCGCACCGGTCGCTGTGTGGTGATGCACGAAGGGCCACGCACACTGGGATTCGGCGCCGAACTCGCGGCCCGCGTCTCCGAGGAGTTGTTCTACGACCTGGAGGCTCCGGTGTTGCGGGCCACCGGGTTCGACACGCCCTACCCACCCGCCAGACTGGAGAAACTCTGGCTGCCGGGTCCGGATCGGCTGCTGGACTGTGTGGAACGGGTGATGGAGATGCCATGA
- a CDS encoding dihydrolipoamide acetyltransferase family protein yields MSDFLVPDLGEGLEDATVTSWSVAVGDTVELNQTLCTLETAKAQVEIPSPYAGRVAALGGAEGDVLAVGAMLVQIDTVAAAEPSEPSGHSEPGTPKNNRVQESNGASPRNPVLVGYGADAAFDTSRRRARAKPSVRRLASQLRVDLENAPAGPGGVVSRESVLAAAEKGPGAGEVTEVRGVRAEMAKRMTLSRSQIPDAHASVDVDCVRLLEVHERLSVSAFALTLRLTVLALTHHRLLNATWVDAHDGPQVHAHPVVHLGVAVAAPRGLLVPVVRDADRLTTRQLADEVSRLVESARAGTLKPVELQGSTFTVSNFGALGLDRGVPVINHPEAAILGMGSIKPRAVVADGAVVARSTMTLTCAFDHRVADGAQAGAFLSELRSLIEAPETALLDL; encoded by the coding sequence ATGAGCGACTTCCTGGTTCCCGACCTCGGCGAGGGTCTCGAAGACGCCACTGTGACGAGTTGGAGTGTCGCGGTCGGCGACACCGTCGAACTGAACCAGACCCTGTGCACATTGGAGACCGCCAAGGCGCAGGTCGAGATCCCCAGCCCGTACGCGGGACGGGTGGCCGCGCTCGGTGGCGCCGAGGGTGACGTGCTGGCGGTGGGGGCGATGCTGGTGCAGATCGACACCGTGGCCGCTGCGGAACCGTCGGAACCGTCAGGGCACTCAGAGCCGGGTACGCCGAAAAACAATAGGGTGCAGGAGAGCAACGGCGCCAGCCCACGAAATCCCGTGCTCGTCGGCTATGGGGCCGACGCCGCGTTCGACACCAGCAGACGACGGGCCAGGGCTAAGCCGTCGGTGCGCAGGCTTGCCTCGCAACTGCGGGTGGACCTCGAGAACGCGCCCGCCGGGCCAGGTGGAGTGGTGTCCCGAGAATCCGTACTCGCGGCGGCCGAGAAGGGGCCCGGGGCCGGTGAGGTCACCGAGGTCCGGGGTGTGCGCGCCGAGATGGCCAAGCGGATGACGTTGTCGCGCAGTCAGATCCCCGATGCGCACGCCAGCGTCGACGTGGACTGCGTGCGGCTTCTTGAAGTCCATGAGCGGTTGTCGGTGAGCGCGTTCGCCCTGACGCTGAGACTCACGGTGCTGGCGCTGACACACCATCGGCTGCTCAATGCGACATGGGTGGACGCACACGATGGCCCGCAGGTGCATGCCCACCCGGTCGTGCATCTGGGTGTCGCGGTGGCGGCGCCCCGCGGCCTGCTGGTCCCCGTGGTCCGCGACGCCGACCGACTCACCACGCGGCAGTTGGCCGACGAAGTGTCGCGGCTGGTCGAGAGCGCACGCGCGGGCACGCTGAAACCCGTTGAGCTGCAGGGTTCGACGTTCACGGTGTCAAACTTCGGTGCGCTCGGCCTGGACCGGGGAGTGCCGGTGATCAACCATCCCGAGGCCGCGATCCTGGGCATGGGGTCGATCAAGCCCAGGGCCGTCGTGGCTGACGGGGCGGTCGTGGCACGTTCCACCATGACATTGACCTGCGCCTTCGACCATCGGGTGGCCGACGGCGCGCAGGCGGGTGCGTTCCTGTCGGAGTTGCGGTCGCTGATCGAAGCCCCCGAGACCGCGCTGCTTGACCTGTAA
- a CDS encoding enoyl-CoA hydratase, whose translation MSSDLVLYAVKDKVALLTVNDPDRRNAVTDAMSAQLRAAVERAEADPDVHALVITGAGKAFCAGADLSALGAAAEEGLLRIYDGFMAIAGCTLPTIAAVNGAAVGAGLNLALAADVRIAGPHAMFDPRFQKLGIHPGGGATWMLQRGVGPQVARAALLFGMRFDAQASVEHGLALQVADDPVAAALELASGPASAPREVVLATKATMRATATPGAVDTDLHHTAMRTELGPQAQSIQSPEFQDRLKAAQRK comes from the coding sequence ATGAGTTCAGATCTCGTGCTCTACGCCGTCAAAGACAAGGTCGCCCTGCTCACGGTCAACGACCCCGACCGGCGCAACGCCGTCACCGACGCGATGTCAGCGCAGTTGCGTGCCGCGGTCGAACGCGCCGAGGCCGACCCCGACGTGCACGCGCTCGTCATCACCGGCGCGGGTAAGGCGTTCTGTGCGGGAGCGGACCTGAGCGCGTTGGGTGCCGCGGCCGAAGAGGGTCTGCTGCGGATCTACGACGGCTTCATGGCCATCGCAGGATGCACGCTGCCGACGATCGCCGCGGTCAACGGCGCCGCGGTCGGCGCGGGCCTCAACCTCGCCCTGGCCGCCGACGTCCGGATCGCCGGGCCCCACGCGATGTTCGACCCGCGCTTCCAGAAACTCGGCATCCATCCCGGCGGCGGCGCCACGTGGATGCTGCAGCGCGGAGTCGGACCTCAGGTCGCACGCGCGGCACTGCTGTTCGGCATGCGATTCGATGCGCAGGCGTCGGTCGAACACGGCCTGGCACTGCAGGTCGCTGACGACCCCGTGGCCGCGGCCCTGGAACTGGCATCGGGCCCCGCATCCGCGCCCCGTGAGGTGGTGCTCGCGACCAAGGCGACGATGCGTGCCACGGCGACACCCGGCGCCGTCGACACCGACCTGCACCACACCGCGATGCGCACCGAACTCGGCCCGCAGGCTCAGTCGATCCAGTCGCCGGAGTTCCAGGACCGGCTGAAGGCCGCGCAGCGCAAGTAG
- a CDS encoding nitroreductase family deazaflavin-dependent oxidoreductase, translating into MTTADSLHGDPHVDRYLETDGADGYHWNGTEILILFTKGHKSGKPRRHALIFRTWGDDAYLVVASKGGNDAPPAWFRNLEADPNAEVQIKADRFPVRARIAADDEKPAMWDRMLEVWPDYAEYQKKTDRVIPVVVLERA; encoded by the coding sequence ATGACTACCGCAGACTCCCTGCACGGCGACCCGCACGTCGACCGCTACCTCGAGACCGACGGGGCCGACGGTTACCACTGGAACGGCACCGAGATCCTGATCCTGTTCACCAAGGGGCACAAGTCCGGGAAGCCGCGCAGGCACGCGCTGATCTTCCGGACGTGGGGCGACGACGCCTACCTCGTCGTCGCGTCCAAGGGCGGCAACGACGCCCCGCCGGCCTGGTTCCGCAACCTCGAGGCCGACCCGAACGCGGAGGTGCAGATCAAAGCCGACCGTTTCCCGGTCCGCGCACGAATCGCGGCCGACGATGAGAAACCGGCGATGTGGGACAGGATGCTCGAGGTCTGGCCCGACTACGCCGAGTACCAGAAGAAGACCGACCGGGTCATTCCGGTTGTGGTGCTGGAGCGGGCCTGA
- a CDS encoding tryptophan-rich sensory protein: protein MSSPAAGPEVQKRTSTDVLLASLVTLATAVTLLVNALANGLPINGKTTGDVTRDFDVYFSPAGYAFSIWSLIYTGLIAYTVYLWVAVVRGRDADTARTIAPWYLLTAVANCSWLFAWHHTQFPLSMLLMVVLLAALIVIYRLQAARTPSSTLELWAVHVPFRIYLGWISVATIANATITLKDAGWDGFGISEPTWGVIMIVVATALGLVMSFLYADAAYVAVIAWALIAVAVRLSETTSILVAALAGATVVVASLLITVPRRRVRPAPAPQPE, encoded by the coding sequence ATGTCGTCGCCCGCCGCCGGTCCCGAGGTGCAGAAGAGGACGTCAACCGACGTTCTGCTGGCCAGTCTGGTCACCCTGGCCACCGCGGTCACCCTGCTGGTGAACGCCCTGGCCAACGGACTGCCCATCAACGGCAAGACCACCGGCGACGTCACCCGTGACTTCGACGTGTACTTCTCCCCCGCGGGCTACGCCTTCAGCATCTGGAGCCTCATCTACACGGGGCTCATCGCCTACACCGTGTATCTGTGGGTGGCGGTCGTGCGTGGCCGCGATGCCGACACCGCCCGCACCATCGCACCCTGGTACCTGCTCACCGCGGTCGCGAACTGCTCATGGCTGTTCGCCTGGCATCACACCCAGTTCCCGCTCAGCATGCTGCTTATGGTCGTGCTGCTCGCGGCGCTGATCGTCATCTACCGCCTGCAGGCCGCCCGCACCCCGTCCTCGACGTTGGAGTTGTGGGCCGTGCACGTCCCGTTCCGCATCTACCTGGGCTGGATCTCGGTGGCGACAATCGCCAACGCGACCATCACGCTCAAGGACGCCGGGTGGGACGGTTTCGGCATCTCCGAGCCGACGTGGGGCGTGATCATGATCGTGGTCGCGACCGCGCTGGGCCTGGTGATGAGCTTCCTGTACGCCGACGCCGCCTACGTCGCGGTGATCGCCTGGGCGCTGATCGCGGTTGCGGTCCGACTCAGCGAGACGACCTCGATCCTGGTGGCCGCACTGGCCGGCGCGACCGTAGTGGTGGCCTCACTGTTGATCACGGTGCCACGTCGACGCGTCAGGCCCGCTCCAGCACCACAACCGGAATGA
- a CDS encoding MDR family MFS transporter has product MGTGLTADTVASVRRAQPSANVIIALLVSSAFVMILNETIMSVALPALIVDLNTSASTAQWLTSGYMLTMAVVIPMSGSLLQRFSARSVFLGAMSAFCAGTLIAALAPGFAVLLAGRIVQACGTAVMIPLLITTVMKLIPAHRRGQMMGTISIVIAVAPAVGPTLSGFILGSLDWRWTFWTVLPIALAALAAGVVWLWVDDEQEEPTPIDAVSVPLSAIAFAGLVLGLSLFGESGHGGQMIPAWVPMVIGAVAMVAFGVRQVRLQRQDRALLDLRPFTHRRFSVSLGLVVLGCVGLFGAIIMVPLYVQDVLDKSALVAGLATLPGGVLMGIAGPLVGRVYDRRGARVLVVPGSMLLCASLWGLTLLTASSPIWQLVVLQSIMMVGLALIFTPLLTDALAVLPDRLYSHGSAILTTLQQVGGAAGIALLVTVMTNASHSGGAPDMPGIHTAFLVAAMISVVAVFAAFFTASEPSPAGGTPTH; this is encoded by the coding sequence ATGGGCACCGGGCTGACAGCCGACACCGTCGCGTCGGTACGACGGGCCCAACCCAGCGCCAACGTGATCATCGCACTGCTGGTCTCCTCGGCATTCGTCATGATCCTCAACGAGACGATCATGAGCGTCGCGCTGCCCGCCCTGATCGTCGACTTGAACACTTCCGCGAGCACCGCGCAGTGGCTCACCAGCGGCTACATGTTGACCATGGCCGTGGTCATTCCCATGTCCGGCTCACTGCTGCAACGCTTTTCGGCCCGATCCGTCTTCCTGGGAGCGATGTCGGCGTTCTGCGCTGGCACCCTGATCGCGGCGCTGGCACCGGGTTTCGCGGTGCTGCTGGCGGGACGGATCGTGCAGGCGTGCGGCACCGCGGTGATGATTCCGCTGCTGATAACGACCGTGATGAAGTTGATCCCCGCGCATCGGCGCGGGCAGATGATGGGGACCATCTCGATCGTCATCGCGGTGGCCCCGGCGGTGGGGCCGACGCTGTCCGGATTCATCCTGGGCTCACTCGACTGGCGATGGACGTTCTGGACCGTACTGCCCATCGCGTTGGCGGCCCTGGCCGCAGGCGTGGTGTGGCTGTGGGTCGACGACGAACAGGAGGAGCCGACGCCCATCGACGCGGTGTCGGTGCCGCTGTCGGCGATCGCGTTCGCCGGCCTGGTGCTGGGGCTGTCCCTTTTCGGCGAGTCCGGCCACGGTGGGCAGATGATTCCCGCGTGGGTGCCGATGGTGATCGGCGCGGTCGCCATGGTGGCCTTCGGGGTGCGGCAGGTGCGCCTGCAGCGGCAGGATCGCGCGCTCCTCGATCTGCGGCCGTTCACCCACCGACGGTTCTCGGTGTCGCTGGGCCTCGTGGTCCTCGGCTGCGTGGGGCTGTTCGGCGCGATCATCATGGTGCCGCTGTACGTCCAGGATGTTCTGGACAAGAGCGCGTTGGTGGCCGGGTTGGCGACGCTGCCGGGCGGCGTGCTGATGGGGATCGCGGGCCCGCTGGTCGGGCGGGTCTACGACCGTCGCGGCGCGCGGGTGCTCGTGGTGCCGGGATCAATGCTCCTGTGCGCGTCGCTGTGGGGGTTGACGCTGCTGACCGCGTCGTCGCCGATCTGGCAACTCGTGGTCCTGCAGTCGATCATGATGGTCGGCCTTGCGCTGATTTTCACCCCGTTGCTGACCGACGCGCTCGCCGTCCTGCCGGACCGGTTGTACTCCCACGGCAGCGCCATCCTGACGACGCTCCAGCAGGTCGGGGGAGCGGCGGGCATTGCGCTGCTCGTGACGGTGATGACCAACGCATCGCACTCGGGCGGTGCGCCGGACATGCCCGGCATCCATACGGCCTTCCTGGTCGCTGCGATGATCAGCGTGGTTGCGGTGTTCGCGGCGTTCTTCACGGCGTCGGAGCCGAGTCCTGCGGGTGGGACGCCGACGCACTGA